Genomic DNA from Desulfonema ishimotonii:
GAGTCCTGTGTATTTTTTAAAGAGCCTGCGGAACGAGCTGCTGTCCTCGTATCCGATCTGCCACGTAATCTCGTTCATGTTCTCCCGGGTCGTCTCCAGCTTCTTTTTGGCGGCCTCGATCCGCAACCGCTGCAAATAGGTGAGGGGCGATTCGCCGGTGGCCTTTTTAAAGCGCCGCTTGAAGTGGCGGGGGCTGATGCCGATCTGTCCGGCAACCGCGTCAATGGTAAAACGCGCTGTATAATTCTCCTCCATCCAGGTCTGTGCCCGCAATATTGCTGCGTCGGTGTGGTCCCTGAAAAAATCCGAAATCACATAGGGGGCCTGGCTGTTCCGGTTGGGGTCCACCAGCAGCGCCTTTGAGCAGACCGAGGCCAGCTCCGGTGAGCCGAAGGTTTCAATCACATGCAGCCCCAGGTTGAAAAAGGAGGAGGCCGCAGCCGAGCAGATCAGGCCGTCGTCCTCTGTCAGAATCCGTTCCGGCTTCAGGCGGACCTGTGGGTATCTGCGCTGAAACATCCGGGCAAAATGCCAGTTGGTGGTGGCAATCTTTCCGTTCAGCAGGCCGGTTTCAGCCAGCACAAAGGCCCCGGTACACAGCGCACCGATCCGGGTCCGGTCCCTGTAGCGGACCGTGATCCAGTCCGTGAGTTCGTCCAGTCTCCGGGGCAGGGGTTCGACATGGGGCAGAAAGGGCGGAATCAGGATCATGTCGGTCTCTGCCACGTCATTTACGGATTTGTGGGGGTGGATCGGAATGCCCCCGTGGGCGGGAACCGGTTTCCCGTCCGCCGTCACCACCTCGGTCTCGAACAGCGGCGGGACCGTCTCGCCGCACATGGACTGATGCCACAGGTTGGCAATGGAAAAGGCGTCAATCAGCCCGATGATGCCGGAAAAGAGGCATCCCGTCTCCGCCAGAAATGTGATCTTTGCCATGACTGTCCTCCTTTTGCGCCTGAATATGTCCTTTTTTGCACGATAGTTGCCATTTATGACATTTTCAGGGGGGCTGCGCAAGGGGGAATGTCAGAAGCGGAAGGTCCGGCATGTTCCGATTTTCAACGTCCCGGAGGGATGACGGACAACCGCTTGGCAATTCATTAGCGGGCGGCACGGCGGCCCGCATCCCGCAGCCGGGGAATGAATTCCCCGGCTGAATTATTGAAACCCGCTGAAGCGGGTTGGGCCGGTGGTGTCGGGAATCACACGCTTATCGTTCCAACGCTCTGCGTTGGAACGCACGATTGCGACGCTCCCGCGTCGCGTGAATTGGCCCCCTGCCGTTTTCAGGCGATAGCCCCGAAGGGGCGAAATATTACAGCCCGGTGCGAAGCGCCGGGAACAGGATAAAAAATAGTTCATCAGCCCTGAAAGGGCGACATAAAAAACACAATTGCCTGTGGGAATGACAGTTGAAACATAAGTACCTCCGCATAAATTCTGTTGCCTGTTTTTCAGATCCGGTCTTCCTGTGATCCTTGCGAACAGGGCAGGCACGGGGGCCTGCCCCTACGGGGCAATGTTGAATGATTTTTGCAAAGGTGCATATCACGCCCTTTCAGGGCTGAATTATTTGTTTTTATTCTTATTCCCAGGCCGTTGGCCCGGGCTTTGATATTCCGCCCCTTCGGGGCTTTTCAAATACGTCAGAACCCTGAAAATACCGGTTCGGAAAATTTTTCTCTCGCTCGCTTCGCTCGCACCCTATTCAGAGTACCAGAGGCCAGAGTTTTCAGAGATCAGATGTATCGGGAACGCACACACAACGAAAACCCCAGTAGTCATGCCTGCCATCGGGAAAATTCCTGAAGCGAGCGGCGCACCGCAGATTCCCAGAGAGATTAAAAAACGATCCTCCTCGCAAAATACAAGACATATCTTTTTTAATTACTTCATTCTCCCGTCCATCATTCGGTTCATAGGGATATATAAAATCGGGTGTGTCCAATTTTTTTCCCCACAAACTCCGTGTCCATTCCCACACATTGCCCGCCATATCAAAACAGCCAAAGGGGCTTTTACCGGATGAAAAGCAGCCAATTGCGTTGGTTGTACCGATGCCTGTTTCACGATAGTTTGCGCTGTCCCTTTCAATCTCATCTCCCCAAGGGTATGTTCGTTCCGGACCGGGGTTGGATATAACACCGGATTTATTTTCCCACGCCCGGTCCGAAGGGCAGAAGACGACCGGCTTTTCAGGTATCTGCTGTCCGCCTCTTGCGGCTTTTTCCCACTCGGCCTCCGAAGGCAGCCGGACACGCCATTTTTTGCCAATGATATCCTTCTCCCGCCACGCATCCGTCAGCCATCGGGTAAAAACGAGGGATTCATACCAACTTACGCCGACAACGGGGTGGTTGGGCAAGTTGAAAGGTGATCCGTAACCGTATGGTTTATTGTGAAAATTATTTTCAAGTCTACCCTTGAATTTCCCGGATTTCCAATATCCGACCTCTTTGGCCTCCCCCCAGTATCGCGCTTCGGCATAACCACCCGCTTTCACAAATTCAAAGTACTGCGCATTGGTGACAGGATGCCGGGCCATCCAATAATCGTACTTCAGGTGGCTGTTCAGATGTCGTTCATCCCCGTCTCCCATATAAAAATCACCTCCGGGCACAAGGCAGAACAACATGTGTTCCGGCGTCATAACTTCTTTCCGGGGATCACCCAATTGCCCAAGCACCCTGCCGGATTCGACGCGATCATTTGGGGAAAGGGTTTCATTCGCTCCCAGAGATTCAACCAGCCAGCTCTGAATCTGTTCGTAAGTCCTTGAAAAATTGCCGTACCCCGTGCTTCTCCTCTCTTTTTCCACATGCCCCGGAAAATCGGTCTCAATCAGGGCCTGGGCGGACAGCCGGGCATATTGAGAATTTTCCGGCGTTATTGTACCTGTTTTCGGGCCATACGGAAGCAGCGCATCCACCATATTGGACACAGTAAGGGGTATATTTTTTGAACACCCGGCAGCCAGCAGAAACACTTCGCGCCACCAGTCCGGATCTCTCCGAATTCTCTCTTTCAGAAAGGCGTTAAAATCAGAACGTTTCATGATATGGGCTGCGGCGAGATACTCCTGAAATGTCCGGTGGGGGAACGTGTAGGTTTTATTGTCCTGTGCGATCAGCAAACCGGACCGTTTGCTGATGTAGTCGATGACATCCCTTGCCGCATCCAGGCTTCCGAGGTCTTTTTCAAGTTCCTCAAGCAGGTCCAGTTTGGAAATGTCGGCGCACCGGTCGCTCCGGTCGGTTTCCGTCTCCTGATGCTCGTGCGCGGAAAACGCCACCCGCTCCAGCGCGGAGCGCAATGTATCCCTGCGGAGTCCCAGACGCAGAATCCACCCGCTTTCCCTCCTGCATGTGCCGTCCGTGTCCCGTATGATACGGTTGTCCCAATGCTCCAGAAGCAGGTTGACCGCACGTTCGTACAGGTCGGCCCGGTCTTTGGGCAGATAGCCGTCCCGACCATGAACCTGTGCCATCAGCGTCATCAGCAGGGGATATTGTGCGATCTCCTTCAGATGGGGCATTGCCTTGATCGCCCGGAACAGGCTGTCTGCCTCGGCCTCCTGTTTGGCCGCGTTCCAGTCCTTCTGGGGACCGATGACGCGATACCACGTCTGTGCAAACGCCCCGATTTGCTCCATGTCAAAAAGTGCCAGTTCCGCAACCGGAAACGCTTTTTCAGGAAGCCGCCAGCCATCTGTCTTTTTATAGGCGTATTCCCGGCAGGTCACGATAATACGGCATTTATCCAGCGGATTGGCAAAGTCCCGTATGGCTTCCGTGATGACGGACCGCTTTGCATCCTCGTCTTTTTCCCGGACTTCGTCCAGCCCGTCAAAAAAGATAACACCGCCTTTCTTTTGGAGAATCTGCCGGATGTGGCTGTAGCACTTGCACCCCCAGTGCTCATCAAGCATGTACTCCAGATAGCGCCACACCAGCCCCGCATCTCCCTTTTTCCTCTCCCCCGGAATCCACGCCGCAAACTGCCGCAGAACGATTCGGACCGGAATCGGAGACTCATCCGCCGCAAATCCCGGCAGATCATCGAATTTTACCGCATCCGTCAGCCACCGCCCTGCCAGCCGGGTGGCGATGTAGTTGACCAGCGTACTTTTGCCGCTGCCGGGTCCGCCCAGAATCACCAGCCGGGACAGCGCCCCGGCCGCTTCGATTGCCTGAATCGGAACGAGCCTATCGGACGATTCCCGTTTTTGCAACTCCTCTTTTCTGCCGGTCAGCGTATCTTCAATCGCCTGACCCGGAAACCGCTGGCGTGTCAGGTTCAGCGAGGTAAAAACATCGGATATGCGGATGACATCGTCCGCCGTGCAGGATTCATCAATGGCAGCCAGTTCAAGGGCGTCGCATTTTTCAATCAGGACTTTCAGGTAGTGGCGCTCTTCAGTGTCGTCAGGCAGCTCGGAAGCATGGGCCGGGGTCAGTTGGTGAATAATCTGAATCCCGCTGACCACATTTTCCGCCCTGATTTCGCCCGCCCGAATGCCGACAACCCTATATTCCCGGAGACACGCCACCATCTCACGCATTTCTTCCAGCAATTCCCGCTGAATCCGGGTCTGGTTTATCAGTTGCCCGGCCTGTATGGCTGTATTCAGCTTTGGTTCGAGCAGTGCCGATTCCATAAAGGCCGCGATAAAAGCCTGTATGCCCCGGTCGAAATCGAGTCCGGGCAGGTTGTTTCTGTCGTATCCGGCTTCATCCTCAAACAGATAGGTCAGTTCTTCAATATCCGGCTCCTTGCCCCGAAGCAGTTTTGACAGCTCACGCGCCACCGCCTCATTTCCGAAATAGTCCCGAAAGCAGTCTGTCAGAATATGTTCATTTTCAGGCGACGGATCGGCTGATTTCGCCAAAAGAGCGGTCATCCCGTCCCCGATACACCGCGCTATTGCCTGTTGAACGTCGGATGGGTCGAATTTGTCACATATCTTTTTTCCCGCCACCTGAACCATCATGGCGGCCACGTTGGCAGCAAATGCCGGAAGAAACCCTTCAATGAATGTGGTCATCAGTATCTCCTGTCCGGTATGCTTTTTATGCGAATGTCACCGGATTCAAAGGCCATTAAGATTTCCCTCTCATGTCCCGGCAATATAGTACGATATCTTACTGAAACACAACCCGTAACGACGAATTCCCGGCGACAGCCCCGAAGGGGCGAAATATTACAGCCCGGCGCAACGCGCCGGGAATATGGTAAAAAATATGGATAAGCCCTGTAAGGGCGGAATAAAGACGGTCCCAGAATGTTATTTTTTATGACGCCCTTTCAGGGCTGACGGATTCCGGGTGTTCCTTCCCCAGGGCTTCGCCCTGGGCTATAATATTCCGCCCCTTCGGGGCTTTTCGGATACGCACCGAAAAAAATTCCCATCGGGCAGATCACCGAAAAACATCTCTCCGCCCATCCGCATCTCCTTCCCGCTTGCCTTTATCAGGAAA
This window encodes:
- a CDS encoding GlxA family transcriptional regulator, with protein sequence MAKITFLAETGCLFSGIIGLIDAFSIANLWHQSMCGETVPPLFETEVVTADGKPVPAHGGIPIHPHKSVNDVAETDMILIPPFLPHVEPLPRRLDELTDWITVRYRDRTRIGALCTGAFVLAETGLLNGKIATTNWHFARMFQRRYPQVRLKPERILTEDDGLICSAAASSFFNLGLHVIETFGSPELASVCSKALLVDPNRNSQAPYVISDFFRDHTDAAILRAQTWMEENYTARFTIDAVAGQIGISPRHFKRRFKKATGESPLTYLQRLRIEAAKKKLETTRENMNEITWQIGYEDSSSFRRLFKKYTGLSPREYREKFSRAGAVVN
- a CDS encoding SUMF1/EgtB/PvdO family nonheme iron enzyme gives rise to the protein MTTFIEGFLPAFAANVAAMMVQVAGKKICDKFDPSDVQQAIARCIGDGMTALLAKSADPSPENEHILTDCFRDYFGNEAVARELSKLLRGKEPDIEELTYLFEDEAGYDRNNLPGLDFDRGIQAFIAAFMESALLEPKLNTAIQAGQLINQTRIQRELLEEMREMVACLREYRVVGIRAGEIRAENVVSGIQIIHQLTPAHASELPDDTEERHYLKVLIEKCDALELAAIDESCTADDVIRISDVFTSLNLTRQRFPGQAIEDTLTGRKEELQKRESSDRLVPIQAIEAAGALSRLVILGGPGSGKSTLVNYIATRLAGRWLTDAVKFDDLPGFAADESPIPVRIVLRQFAAWIPGERKKGDAGLVWRYLEYMLDEHWGCKCYSHIRQILQKKGGVIFFDGLDEVREKDEDAKRSVITEAIRDFANPLDKCRIIVTCREYAYKKTDGWRLPEKAFPVAELALFDMEQIGAFAQTWYRVIGPQKDWNAAKQEAEADSLFRAIKAMPHLKEIAQYPLLMTLMAQVHGRDGYLPKDRADLYERAVNLLLEHWDNRIIRDTDGTCRRESGWILRLGLRRDTLRSALERVAFSAHEHQETETDRSDRCADISKLDLLEELEKDLGSLDAARDVIDYISKRSGLLIAQDNKTYTFPHRTFQEYLAAAHIMKRSDFNAFLKERIRRDPDWWREVFLLAAGCSKNIPLTVSNMVDALLPYGPKTGTITPENSQYARLSAQALIETDFPGHVEKERRSTGYGNFSRTYEQIQSWLVESLGANETLSPNDRVESGRVLGQLGDPRKEVMTPEHMLFCLVPGGDFYMGDGDERHLNSHLKYDYWMARHPVTNAQYFEFVKAGGYAEARYWGEAKEVGYWKSGKFKGRLENNFHNKPYGYGSPFNLPNHPVVGVSWYESLVFTRWLTDAWREKDIIGKKWRVRLPSEAEWEKAARGGQQIPEKPVVFCPSDRAWENKSGVISNPGPERTYPWGDEIERDSANYRETGIGTTNAIGCFSSGKSPFGCFDMAGNVWEWTRSLWGKKLDTPDFIYPYEPNDGRENEVIKKDMSCILRGGSFFNLSGNLRCAARFRNFPDGRHDYWGFRCVCVPDTSDL